From Rutidosis leptorrhynchoides isolate AG116_Rl617_1_P2 chromosome 3, CSIRO_AGI_Rlap_v1, whole genome shotgun sequence, a single genomic window includes:
- the LOC139898525 gene encoding pentatricopeptide repeat-containing protein At1g31920: MAGTSVHHNLFLPQPQKDHHHTKISNFTSREQECISLLKNCKNMQELKQSHCLILKLGLVHSSFCTSNLISTCALSNWGSMEYATLVFEQIDNPNLYQFNTMIRGHIKDMNLHEAILLYEQILEMGIQPNNFTYPSLLKGCACLHRLKEGMQFHGHVFKNGLEDDVFVKNSLISMYGKCGEITKSCSVFMQMIDSDRNLATWSALIAAHATNEMWSECLSLFQELTSQSCWRAEESVLVCVLSSCTNLGGIDSGRSTHGFSIRNLSGLNVIVETSLLDMYLKCGSLVNALTIFERMKEKNQWSYSVMISGMALNGYGTEALTLFSEMLEKGFEPDEVVYVGVLTACRQTGLVEKGLDFFIKMNVDHKIEPTIQHYGCLVDLMGKAGKVKEAFDLIKNMPIEANQVLWHSLLDACKVRQDIELGEKVAERLLKLNSETHSPHVILSNMYAKAQKWENVALTRKEMGQKGLMKTPGFTFIHVKRKVYKFVSNDNMWARVSDMNYQMEWQLKFEGYSPDTSEVLLDVDEQEKIERLSRHSQKLAIAFGLIHTSQGSTIRIVRNMRMCKDCHTCTKMISSIFERRIIVRDRNRFHHFENGTCTCKEF; the protein is encoded by the coding sequence ATGGCTGGGACATCAGTCCACCACAACCTATTCTTACCACAACCCCAAAAAGATCACCATCACACAAAAATATCAAACTTCACTTCAAGAGAACAAGAATGCATttctcttttgaaaaattgcaaaaaCATGCAAGAATTAAAGCAATCCCACTGTCTAATTCTTAAATTAGGTCTAGTTCATAGCTCTTTTTGTACAAGCAATCTTATCTCAACCTGTGCTTTATCTAACTGGGGCAGCATGGAGTATGCCACCTTGGTTTTCGAACAAATCGACAATCCAAATTTGTATCAATTCAACACAATGATTAGAGGGCATATCAAAGATATGAATCTACATGAAGCTATATTGTTATATGAACAAATTCTTGAAATGGGaattcaaccaaacaattttacaTATCCATCACTTCTCAAAGGGTGTGCTTGTTTGCACAGACTTAAAGAAGGAATGCAGTTTCATGGGCATGTTTTCAAAAATGGACTTGAAGATGATGTGTTTGTGAAGAACAGTTTGATAAGTATGTACGGAAAGTGTGGCGAAATAACGAAATCTTGTTCGGTTTTCATGCAAATGATTGATTCTGATAGAAATTTGGCTACTTGGAGTGCACTTATTGCAGCTCATGCTACTAATGAAATGTGGAGCGAGTGTCTTAGCCTTTTTCAAGAGTTGACTAGTCAAAGTTGTTGGAGGGCTGAGGAGAGTGTCTTAGTGTGTGTTCTATCTTCATGTACGAATTTGGGTGGCATAGATTCCGGAAGGTCTACACATGGTTTTTCGATAAGGAATTTAAGTGGATTAAATGTGATTGTCGAAACTTCTTTACTAGACATGTACCTAAAATGTGGATCTTTGGTCAACGCGTTGACCATCTTTGAAAGAATGAAGGAGAAAAACCAATGGTCTTATAGTGTCATGATTTCAGGGATGGCACTAAATGGTTATGGCACCGAAGCTTTAACACTATTTTCGGAGATGCTTGAAAAAGGATTTGAACCAGATGAAGTTGTTTATGTAGGTGTATTGACTGCTTGTCGCCAAACAGGCCTAGTTGAAAAAGGCCTTGACTTTTTCATAAAGATGAACGTTGACCATAAAATCGAGCCTACAATTCAACACTACGGGTGTTTGGTCGATCTCATGGGTAAAGCAGGAAAAGTCAAAGAAGCTTTTGACCTTATAAAGAACATGCCGATTGAAGCAAATCAAGTCTTGTGGCATAGTCTACTTGATGCTTGTAAGGTACGTCAAGATATTGAATTAGGAGAAAAAGTAGCCGAAAGGCTACTAAAGTTAAATTCAGAAACTCATAGTCCTCACGTGATACTATCAAACATGTATGCGAAAGCTCAAAAATGGGAGAATGTAGCTTTGACCCGAAAAGAAATGGGTCAAAAGGGGTTGATGAAAACGCCTGGTTTTACCTTTATTCACGTAAAAAGAAAGGTATACAAGTTTGTTTCGAATGACAACATGTGGGCCCGGGTATCTGACATGAATTACCAGATGGAATGGCAGTTGAAGTTTGAAGGGTATTCTCCAGATACATCAGAAGTATTGCTTGATGTCGACGAACAAGAGAAGATAGAAAGATTGAGTAGACACAGTCAGAAATTGGCGATCGCGTTTGGGCTGATACATACTTCACAGGGTTCGACAATTAGGATAGTTAGAAACATGAGAATGTGCAAGGATTGTCACACTTGTACTAAAATGATTTCATCAATATTTGAAAGGAGAATTATTGTTAGGGATAGAAATAGATTTCATCATTTTGAAAATGGAACTTGCACTTGTAAAGAGTTTTAG